The following DNA comes from Sebastes umbrosus isolate fSebUmb1 chromosome 8, fSebUmb1.pri, whole genome shotgun sequence.
CAGCAGCGGGGTGGGCTGAGGCACCTCCAGTACGATGGTGGGGTTCTGCTGCAGGTCCTGGCGCCTCGGCGGCTCGGCCAGCATGACGATCCGAGCGCCGTGCATCCTCGGTGGGGATTTGAAATTCAGCTCTCCGCGGTTCTTCTTCCAGCGCTTCAGCTGGGTGTGATTCTCCCTTTCCACGTCTCGCGCCGTCACCGGCACCTCCAGAATCTGCAACAGGAAGAGATGTGTCATGAGGTCACGGCTGGAGTAAACATAGATCATTTTCAAAGGAACAGCGTGGAGAAAAAGACCAGCCATCGCTGGAAAATACAGCATGTTCCTTCCACGTTTGGCCATTGTGTACAAAATGTGATCTTTTTCAGTAAATGCCAAAGGGCCTCAGGGTGGTCATCCACAGTCAAGACAACCCTCCATATAAGAGGCGGTATTGTTAGCCTGGACAGAGACTCACACAAAGCTTGGCAGGGGAACCAGACACTGACCAGCCAGCACTCTGGTCAATTTGTCTCTGTATCACTTCAATTCACGCTCTCAGAGTCTCTGCCGTTTCCTCGGCTGCATATCTGAACACCCACTGTTCATGAGGGACACAAAACTCCACTACATCTTTAAAGGATTATGCCAGTATAATATGACTTCTTGTCACTAACAAAGACTGATCATTTCTTTCTAGACACTGCAGTAGAAGACCTAAACAAAAATGGGCCTATGTAAGgcaaaatatcattaaaaaaaaaaaacctaaattTTTCTGTTTGTCGCATTTTCTAACTAATCGTAACTAATGTTGACTCCTTAGGTAGATTTAGGTTGTTTATACGAGTGAATAGCCACCCaaccattgaaaaaaaacatacaaaatataaaacaaatgcacTTTAACGTGTGACAAGTCATTTGCTGTAAAACCTGCAACAATACAATCTAATTTGGGTTGTAGTTTTCATTAATTGTCATTCCAGCCTTACATGAGCCAAAGGTAAATATTATAaggtagggctgtgtattggcaaaaaTACGTAATACGTTACGATTCGTATCATGATagaggggtaacgattcaatataattgcgatattttgagatactgtaagcaaggtgttgtgactttttaaaactgtcatagtataaagaacacaccaccatatgcattaAATCTACTTTCTTaagcaatcagaacagtgggatctgcatttgcatttatcacaggctctgtaacatcaatcaccatagcactactttgaaaGGACATATACACTGAGAggacgcatctctttgcaaatgaaatataGTATTAACTGAGTTAATGTTTGCATGCAAACTATTAATCAATAATTTATACAGTGTGTTTGAGAATTAAtatagtatcacaaaacataatatcacgaaaACATAGGGAAGTATTTTGCATGGCCCAGCCCTTTTGTGACATAAATCTTTTAGTTTTGGGATATATTCAACTAATTTATCTCCTGCAGCTGGCGGAGATTGAGAACTGCATACATGGACAATTAAGCAGGGTGAATGTGTGACTTGTAACACATGTGTTCTGGTTAAAGACTCGTCTCCCTTGTCACTGCACCATGTTGCTGCTGATCTGCCGTTACCTCTCGGACGAGGAAGCCCTCCTGCATGTATCGTGGCTCGATGGCCCTGAGGAGCTCCATGGATTCATACTGGCCCTGGCAGGCCTTCAGCTTCTCCCGGGTCCCCATCATGCACTTCAGCAGCACCAAACCCACACGGAAGATTATCTTCACTCctgggagagggagaagagcCGGTGTGAAGACGTTCTACAACATCTGGTACCACTGTAACCACAGCGCTATAATAAGCCATTGTTACCGTCACAGAGGAACATGTCCCAGACGCGCAGCACGGAGGCCCAGGGCAGCGTCCTGGAGAAGGCACACATAAACCATTCAGTCATGTAGAGGATGGGGTCGATCTTGTGTTTCTCCAGATGGCGGAAGGCTAGCGGGGAGACGCGGCGCAGCAGAGCGAACAGGATCTCTCCATCCAACTGTATAGCTTCCTGAAAGAGACACAGGTAGGGAAGCAttaacagagaaaacaaaagccATTGTACTCCTGTGTTGTCAGGGCTGAGACCTGATACACACGTGGATGTTCACCCATTACAAATAAACCAGCCCAAATGCATCATGTTGCTGTTTGCTTTCCCAAGGAAACATTTCATTAGCAAGTCCTGTTTCCATTACATAATAAGAAAACAATGATGTTGAACAGTAAACACCAGGCAAAATGAATTACACAAGagagtgttgttgtgttgtaagCAATTAAGTGATCAAATTACAAATTGTGGTTTGACAAGATTGACAACACCCAGTAAGTTACAACACTCACGCTGTGCACTCTGCAGCAACAACAATACAGTTCAGTTTTACTGTAAAGCCTAGTTGGTTCATCTGGATTATAGTTATTAAAACAGCAGATTAAgtaatattctctctctctattcattTCCAACACCTGGTGATGTCATCATGCATGCGTGTATGTGTTTCAGTCTCACCAGGCCGGGACTGTAGTAGCCAGGAAGGTATTTCTCACAAATTTGGACCAATCCCCAGAAGGCATCCTGTGGAAACACATACAGCTGACGTCAGTGGAAGCGTTTATTTTACAGGACTTTTCCGTGTGTTAACATGGGACGTAGGTTAATACTGGAAATGTTGActttgatataatatatattctaaCATTCTAACATAATAAAGCACTTTGGATGTGTAGAGCATAACATGTACAGCAGATGAAAGACAAAAGCATGTTAACATCACCTCATAGACAAGAACTGTGAAGTTACTGTGAGAAACTAAATccttacattacatacattagGATACGAGTAAGCAGGGGTGAGAATCATCAGAGAACCCACGATACCATATTATCATGTTACGATCTTATTGTGACTTTAAACATTAtgcaatatgctgagtattgcgataagcgATATGCgatatattaccttttttcaactgaaaattatgcagtttgtcaacatctcttttatttaacaagattatctctgttcatctcagaggtttcattcacatatcttgaggtcagaggtcaagggacccctttgaaaatgcacatgccagtttttcctcgccaaaatttagcgtaacgttggagcgttatttagtgttcttctaGACAAGCtaaaatgacatggttggtaccaatggattccttaggttttctagtttcatatgatactccAGCTTCAAGATtgaacctctgaaagacagaatagcggccatCGGATAGTTAAGagtttaatagtttacataatAAAACATCGATACTTGacacaatattgccacgcaaaatatcgcgttACTATGCTGTATCCAACCCATACACGCAATTTAGCAGCATCTAAATCCTCTACACTCTGTTAATGTCCATCATATGCCAGTTGGTTAATTCTAACTTGTGCTGATGTTCTTTAATGATGCAGTTTGTTTGCATAATTAACAGGATTTCAGAGAACTTTCCCCGTGACATATTAaatctttttgcatttttgaaGTCCAATAAACTTCTGCATCTTTAGAGCTCTGTTGTTTTCTCATGTGACTTCAAAAACTCACATATTAAAGTGATGATTGGCAGAGATCAGTAGACGACATTTACAAACCTTAACTAAGCTGGGAATGCTAAACTGCTGTGGATTAGAAACCTTACATCTACACCCCCAAAAAGGTCACAAGGACTGCAGTCGTAATGTTCTAACTAGTTTTCAGTCTCTGGAGCAGCTCAAGGATTTATCTCCAGATGACATCATCTGTTCAGGCTGTCTCTGTGCTGCTCAGCTTAAAAATAGACTTGTCCAAGGTCAGAAATTAAAacagctgtaaaaaaaacatgtgatttcTTTTTACTGGGTGGATTTCACTTTTAAAAGACCAAACTATTAACAAGCCTTACAACCAATAACTCCACAGCCAACACAGTATTACAAAGCCTACCAACATATGGCGACGGTATACTTGCACTGAGGAAGGCAAGTTTATATGGTGTTTGTGGTGGAGGGACGTACCTCAGCAGGCATGTGCATGAGCAACACAGCAGCGATGGGAGCCTGAGCCTGGCAGTATCCCTCCTCGGGTCTGTACAGAGTGTAAGCCTTGAGGACGCGGAACAGGTCCTGCTGCCTGCGGAGCGTCAAAACACCAATACAAACAGTCAAATAGATTGTCAAACAGCAGCAACACCAGTGTGTAATGTCACATCATGTCAGACAGCGTACCCGTGTCCTCCCCGTGACACAAACATCTCGTGGAAGGGAAACTGTCGATGGAGGTCTTTCTCAATCACATCTACCCATTTGGGGTCCCCAGGCTGGCTGTCCAGCTCCTGCCGAAACACATGGAGGAGACTGTGAGGGTCTCTTCATTACACAATAACATTGAGGGCAAATTTGAACAATTCAGAAAGTGGATAATCTCTCAACACagaaatacttttaaatatttgtattcctTTATCCTGAATAAGAATGAAAGCTGTATTATTAGCTATTAAAAGCACTGATCTAAAACGTGATCAACACATACATCAGGATTCTCAACCAAAGTGGTAACACCGGTGACAAGGCCACAGTTTCGGTAGCAATTTCtaaagaaatttaaacatgAAAAGAGCCCAAAATACAGCATAAAAGCCGTGAGGAGGAAGTGAAAGAGAAACCCCTCTGACCTGAAACTTTTCTTGGTTCTGCTCTTTCTTCACCTTCCCACCCGACAGGTAGAGCCATGCGCGGCCTCGGAGGGCAGGAGGGATTCCTTTCTGACACCGCAGCCTCACCTGAGCCACAGAGGAACAAGGGATCATCAAATAAAGCAGGACACAAAGGGAACTATGGCTTGCAACAAGTCAAGTAGGGCTGGTTTACTACACTATAGGCACAGTCAGTGGTAAAAGCACTGGACCACCTGGTATTGGTTCCTTTTTTTGAAAACGTGAAATGCAAATCAGCTcactgtctgctgtgaaaaatgcCTATGAAAATATTTACCAAGAGTAACTAGAAAAGACCTGTTACAACTGTCACAAGCCAAATTTCAAGTTTTACAACAACCCTCTCTAATCCGCAGTAAGAATTTTACCCTGGGGGGCCTCACAGCTAAGGTAAAGTACATATCTACTGTAGTAGTCAGGAGGGAAATAGTTTTGGCCAAAGATACCTGGACACTGGACATCAAAATTACTCAAATTCTACCAAGATACTTGCTCACTTCTTTGCTTGGCACTGAATCTGAATGGAGGAGGAATTAAGAGGCCGTAAAGGACCCAAACAGTATGTAGTTTCTGTGTACAGTGGTGCACAACTACATATCTCCTTGGAATACCTCAAGCATAACTTGGGCACAGTGTCCAAGTAGCGGTGCAGCTATAATCTTTCATATTATAGAGTCACAAGCCACTTTTGACACAATAGATTGGCTGAACTGAC
Coding sequences within:
- the LOC119493172 gene encoding TBC1 domain family member 10A-like isoform X2; the protein is MARIENGRQSVDTRSIRTTSSSHLDDESSLGSDSEINGFTSDRQTDKYGFIGGAQQHTEASAQDLPPQVLRQREVKWLDMLSHWDKWMIKRFNKVRLRCQKGIPPALRGRAWLYLSGGKVKKEQNQEKFQELDSQPGDPKWVDVIEKDLHRQFPFHEMFVSRGGHGQQDLFRVLKAYTLYRPEEGYCQAQAPIAAVLLMHMPAEDAFWGLVQICEKYLPGYYSPGLEAIQLDGEILFALLRRVSPLAFRHLEKHKIDPILYMTEWFMCAFSRTLPWASVLRVWDMFLCDGVKIIFRVGLVLLKCMMGTREKLKACQGQYESMELLRAIEPRYMQEGFLVREILEVPVTARDVERENHTQLKRWKKNRGELNFKSPPRMHGARIVMLAEPPRRQDLQQNPTIVLEVPQPTPLLKNGKEEKKSKKKRSSIRKSQPIVVIPNPYSLPSDPPPPPPPSDPPAPPMVASETPETVPETVPETVPETVPETVPETETDPLHQQQEPPTELPPAKESLLQRSTQSLSSTDQDTYL
- the LOC119493172 gene encoding TBC1 domain family member 10A-like isoform X1 translates to MARIENGRQSVDTRSIRTTSSSHLDDESSLGSDSEINGFTSDRQTDKYGFIGGAQQHTEASAQDLPPQVLRQREVKWLDMLSHWDKWMIKRFNKVRLRCQKGIPPALRGRAWLYLSGGKVKKEQNQEKFQELDSQPGDPKWVDVIEKDLHRQFPFHEMFVSRGGHGQQDLFRVLKAYTLYRPEEGYCQAQAPIAAVLLMHMPAEDAFWGLVQICEKYLPGYYSPGLEAIQLDGEILFALLRRVSPLAFRHLEKHKIDPILYMTEWFMCAFSRTLPWASVLRVWDMFLCDGVKIIFRVGLVLLKCMMGTREKLKACQGQYESMELLRAIEPRYMQEGFLVREILEVPVTARDVERENHTQLKRWKKNRGELNFKSPPRMHGARIVMLAEPPRRQDLQQNPTIVLEVPQPTPLLKNGKEEKKSKKKRSSIRKSQPIVVIPNPYSLPSDPPPPPPPSDPPAPPMVASETPETVPETVPETVPETVPETVPETVPETEPETVPETEPETETDPLHQQQEPPTELPPAKESLLQRSTQSLSSTDQDTYL